CCTCCTAGCCTCCACATTCTAATTTCATGCCATTCCTGTTGTTACTGTAATGCCTAGTTACATTAAAAAACAGGATAATCAACTAAAAGTAGTAATTAAAATTATCTGCAATAGTATATATTATACAAATGTATGGATTTGAAACTTCCCTTTGACAAGTTCTTTAAGAGATTTTGCAGTAAAAAACAGTAATCGAGAAAGTGAAAACCATACTTTGAGTCCTTACATAACAATAACCAAACAAGGTCTCTTCTCACTATCTTTCTGATATCGTAGAAACCTGTTAAACAGATAGAACCTGATCCTCGCTCATAAACAGGAATGGGCTATGGCCAATAAACATATTGCCTCAAACTTCTATTATTTTAAGTGGATTCCTTTTACAGGTTTTCACCTAAGTGAACTGTTGTTTTATGAActatatttttgtttaatatgtTGAAACTGGATTTAGAGAAATTAGAAGAGTAAGAGAAACATCTAGCTGCAATATTTGTGACTGTTGTTTCCTGAtccaaattaaaaagcaaagttaAACTTTTACAATAAAAGCACAAACTATAGAAAACAGTAATTAGTAAGGAAGttacaaataaaattatatatgtgTCTACGGCATGTTATATACATACTTACTCCAAGAATCATCATTTGCagctattaaaaaaagaaaagaaaatgcaacTTTGAAGGTAACTacacaatttttaaatgtaagtaGATATAAAGAACAATAATTTAATAATAACCCTTACATGCCCATTATTATGATGTATGATATTACTGTAAATGCAAGGAGGCAATGGGATTTTTATAAACAGATTATTTTCTAACTGAAGTGCATAATTTCTCAATCTCTGATTTATTTACACTGTTGCTTTGATAATTTTAATTTATTGATTTGTTGGGCATGGTGCATGTTTTGCAAAAGCTTAAAGGCATTCTGAATAGAGAGGAGTGGGGGATAGAGCAGTAGTTAGGGAAGAAAGCAAATTTTTCATCTGGTGACCTATTGGAGAATTTGTTAAAGTGGAAAAATCCTCTTATAATGAAGTGttcattattattaaaaaaaaaaaaaaaaaatcactacatCTCAAATCCAGGGCAGCAGCACACTGGCCAGCAGAAGAACCAGacaaattgctctgttctgtgaGGGTGCGGTACACAGGAATTGTTCTGAAGTAAACCCAGCCCTGTCCAGAACCCTCCCATAATACCCCCTGGCCCTACCGCAACCTTCTCCTGGTGTGCTGGTGTGCAGATCCTCACAGAACTGAATTTAGCTCTCTGCCACACAGTGGATGTGCACCTTCTGCTTTTCTCTCTGGAATCTTGCCCCATCCAAAGATTTTCCACCACTTCCACTACATGGGACTCTCCACTGATCTGAGGATATGATTTACCTACTTTACTGTAGAAAAAAAGGGCCTGTCTTCACCCAGGAATTGGTCACTATACCTCACTTCATGCCCTGCCATTGCCTGGTGCATTGGAAGTTATGGTTGAGACTTCAGAGTGTGTTTACACTAAAAAATTTGTAATAGCTTTTCAGCACCAGCATGCccaacaccaccaccaaaaaaaccccacagctaTAATTAAGACTGACttacatattttttttctaatgcctCAAAGCATCCTTTCATCCTGGAGAAGGAAATAGTTTTAAATGTTTAGATGAAAAGGAGCACATTCCTAATAATAACAGTGAGCCTGATCTGAAGCCCTTGCTAAAGATTGTTTTCTCCCATAAACttgttttataaaaaataaatttaaactgTTTGGACAGCAAGTCATTTAGTTTAAAATAGTGTATATACCAAATTTAGAAGGGGGCAATACAAAATTGTGTAAAAGAAGTACAAAAACACTAGGAAAAGTGAGACTACAGGtggaaaaatgttgaaaattttatttaataaatatatgATAAACACTATGTGTATAAAAAGGAAATATGATGTGCTGTTTAATTGTGTACATACCATTTAACAATTTTGGATACTCTTGGATAGATGCTGTCTTCTCGCAAAACTTTAACACAGAGATCTGTtgcaaaaatagaaaagaaatattCTTCATTTATAATAAGAGAAATAGATGAAAAACATAATATgtggaagaattatttccccCTACTTTTACATCCCCTCCAATCAAGTCGTTATAAACTCActttagttaaattggtgtaaCCCCCTAGTGTGGAGCTGTTAACGATATTATCAGAACAATCAATACATATAAAAATCCAATGATATTAATATAACTGAGTCCACTCTAGGAGGTTATGCcaatttaattaaatcagtgcaaaactATATGTAGAGGAGACCTTGGGAACAAGGACACAAATTAACCAATAAATAGCCAATTTCACTAAAATATTCATGATAGGTGAatactaataaatttatttcattCCCAGTGGCATTCTGCCTTAGAGAGGGATGAAATATTATATTTTATCATTTGCAAAAGTTACATGCTGATATTTAAACCattcaaaattttatttttgcatgCCATATTTAGATAATATTTTTTAATACTGTGAAACACATGATTTAGTAAAATAGTAAGCCGATTACATAgaagctcagataccatggtaatgaTAATAAGTAGATAAACATACATATATACTTATATTTCTTCTGATGATACCATACAAGATATTTTgaagaaataaatattaaaataagtaCCACTGATTAAAATCAGTTTTACAACAGGCATGCAAATTAGAGAAACAGATATGCAAACACATAAAAAACAAGATTTAGAAATCATTATCTTTGTACCTTCTAAATAATGGGTGCTGTATGCATCTTCAGGGAAAATTCCACGTAAGTAAGTAATACCTGATACTGCAACAGCCATTATTCTCTTCACCATAACTAGAGATTGCTGATGTGTTTTTATCTCTCTTGGAAATAAGGTAACCCActgattttgaaaacaaaaacagtCAGTAACATTAATTGCAATAGATATGTATCTTGGCACACGAAAAACggttatttaattaattaatataaagTTAAACCACAAAGATAGTGTATTACTAGCATGTCACAATGCTGAAATTAGAGATGGATCCGAACTAAACCTCGGTATGAACATCAAGGGAACTTTAGGGAAATTCAGaaccagatctggatccaaactgggCTTAAATACAACCCCAGATCTGAATGCTTTTGAACTGTGGGAAAGA
This Chrysemys picta bellii isolate R12L10 chromosome 8, ASM1138683v2, whole genome shotgun sequence DNA region includes the following protein-coding sequences:
- the LOC101935752 gene encoding HORMA domain-containing protein 1-like isoform X3 translates to MATIQKFRTARKQDTCGWVTLFPREIKTHQQSLVMVKRIMAVAVSGITYLRGIFPEDAYSTHYLEDLCVKVLREDSIYPRVSKIVKWMKGCFEALEKKYLQMMILGVQKDAANPNNMIESYQFKFRYTSKGPQMDVFR